One region of Candidatus Electrothrix rattekaaiensis genomic DNA includes:
- a CDS encoding glycosyl hydrolase family 28-related protein has translation MNLIKLFFLIFSMLLILASAGCREEDNGKQDPSGEPAELDGGVATATPLPELSIVDYSITEGDEGTKNIILTVTCSSKPLRRKAVTVNWSTSNATGSSDALASAGEDYTSASGTLTFKRRQSLQKKITITVKGDVKVEEDELFLVTLENPVNATLSKSVGEVLIVNDDSGGSPEISNETKYANLPNGTVIADHFNDFSRNDYDGDAAYETISVSGQEFTEAVQVEIKKAPSADSRVNMTINSPIQLRQDDIILVSFYAKTVTASSTGAGHLEFLLQHNGEPWTEYVSWPLDLGTEWKRYYIPFTVQTWRAKRGEYYVPPPSGGDDNTFGAGEVRFRFSLGYHPQKLQFADMRIVNYGSSIAGTQLPVTSLLPKGNNIIISESSPSTGGGTWRPDLLAQADAGNMYLPDFSYAGYHSGEEPLPNGEGWKTINVLDYGATPNDETNDTKAIKNAITAAENISEPVILSFPPGKFIVRNVLIIDKENFILRGAGSGIGGTVLAVLRPMKEMTKPSLIQDLEEDIVSSNRRTDNGDLFSPFSWSGGVIWLGSTEFRGATGTAAETMGTALRGSHTLSTKDASNVTSGDTVQLRYNDNSTTNPLHDHVYGCSSADLPEGFGGSLSKNPEVWQNITVESVSGNVVKFKEPLNHDIQSGWSGQLKTRAWFPEMGVEGIAIEFPNVHYAGHHIEEGYNGIFIKDGLNCWVRDVKITNSDSGIIIETSKNVTVQNVVIDGRGGHYALMTADSDQVLFRDFQSDTQTCHSLSFNTASRTAVYTHGRVNAVSFDQHNGMNHQNLMEDLDVVGETRDIWVHGGNDSERPTHGAFNTFWNLRFSPAGQVPVQGTSIKDGPNAYMIGLSTDALLMFTYGPDAYTEGLGRRDLAVQSLYDYQLTRRTSKGAAEEQ, from the coding sequence ATGAATCTAATTAAATTGTTTTTTTTGATTTTCTCCATGCTGTTGATTCTGGCATCAGCAGGATGCAGAGAAGAAGACAACGGGAAGCAAGATCCTTCGGGAGAACCTGCTGAGTTAGATGGCGGGGTGGCAACGGCAACACCTCTTCCAGAACTCTCTATTGTCGATTATTCCATCACTGAAGGTGACGAAGGAACGAAAAACATCATTTTGACGGTTACATGCTCAAGCAAACCCCTTAGGAGGAAAGCCGTTACGGTCAATTGGTCAACATCCAATGCAACAGGTTCGAGCGATGCTCTTGCTAGTGCAGGCGAAGATTATACATCGGCCAGCGGAACATTGACCTTTAAAAGAAGACAGAGTTTGCAAAAGAAGATAACTATAACTGTTAAGGGAGATGTTAAGGTAGAAGAAGATGAACTGTTTTTAGTGACACTGGAAAACCCTGTTAACGCGACCTTATCGAAAAGTGTGGGTGAGGTATTGATAGTAAATGATGACAGTGGTGGTTCTCCTGAAATTTCCAATGAAACGAAATATGCAAATCTTCCGAACGGCACTGTTATCGCGGATCATTTTAATGATTTTTCTCGGAATGATTATGATGGGGATGCTGCCTATGAGACAATATCGGTTTCCGGCCAAGAATTTACCGAGGCTGTACAGGTCGAAATCAAAAAAGCCCCTTCTGCAGATTCTCGCGTCAATATGACGATTAACTCACCGATACAGCTCCGTCAGGATGATATTATTCTTGTATCATTCTATGCTAAAACAGTGACAGCAAGTTCAACGGGAGCCGGACATCTTGAGTTCCTTTTGCAGCATAATGGTGAGCCATGGACGGAATATGTTTCGTGGCCTTTGGATCTTGGAACTGAATGGAAAAGATATTATATCCCCTTTACTGTCCAGACCTGGAGAGCGAAAAGGGGAGAATACTATGTTCCTCCTCCATCAGGTGGAGATGACAACACCTTTGGGGCAGGAGAGGTTCGGTTTCGTTTTTCTCTCGGTTATCACCCCCAGAAACTTCAGTTTGCAGATATGCGGATAGTCAATTATGGCTCTTCTATAGCTGGAACTCAGTTGCCGGTTACGTCTCTTTTACCAAAGGGAAATAACATTATTATATCAGAAAGCTCTCCGAGTACTGGTGGTGGAACCTGGAGACCTGATTTGCTCGCCCAAGCCGATGCGGGAAATATGTATCTCCCGGATTTTAGTTATGCCGGGTATCATAGCGGCGAAGAACCTTTGCCAAATGGTGAGGGGTGGAAAACAATTAATGTCCTTGATTACGGAGCAACTCCTAATGACGAAACTAATGATACCAAAGCAATAAAGAATGCTATTACAGCGGCAGAAAATATTAGCGAGCCGGTAATACTATCTTTTCCACCAGGGAAATTCATTGTTAGGAATGTGTTGATAATAGATAAGGAAAATTTTATTTTGCGGGGGGCTGGAAGTGGAATAGGCGGGACAGTGTTGGCAGTATTAAGACCAATGAAGGAAATGACCAAGCCTAGTTTGATACAAGACCTTGAGGAAGATATTGTTTCATCAAATAGGCGTACTGACAATGGAGACCTGTTTTCACCTTTCTCTTGGTCTGGTGGTGTTATCTGGCTGGGGAGCACTGAGTTCAGAGGTGCGACTGGGACAGCAGCAGAGACAATGGGAACGGCTCTTCGAGGTTCGCATACCCTATCCACTAAGGATGCGAGTAATGTTACATCTGGAGATACTGTTCAGTTAAGATATAACGACAATTCCACTACAAACCCTTTACACGATCATGTGTATGGTTGTTCCTCTGCTGACTTACCAGAAGGATTTGGGGGGAGTTTATCGAAGAATCCAGAGGTTTGGCAGAATATTACCGTGGAGAGCGTGTCGGGAAATGTGGTGAAATTTAAAGAGCCCTTGAATCATGACATCCAATCGGGTTGGAGTGGTCAATTGAAAACAAGGGCATGGTTCCCTGAGATGGGCGTAGAAGGCATTGCTATAGAGTTTCCCAATGTGCATTATGCGGGGCATCATATAGAGGAAGGTTATAACGGCATATTTATTAAGGATGGTTTGAATTGCTGGGTGAGAGATGTTAAAATTACAAACAGCGATTCAGGAATTATCATTGAAACCAGTAAAAATGTAACTGTACAGAATGTTGTTATTGATGGGCGTGGAGGTCATTATGCCTTGATGACTGCGGATTCCGATCAGGTCTTATTTCGTGATTTTCAATCAGATACTCAGACCTGTCACAGTTTGAGCTTTAATACTGCTTCCAGAACTGCGGTGTATACGCACGGGAGGGTGAATGCGGTTTCCTTTGATCAGCATAACGGGATGAACCATCAGAATCTTATGGAAGATCTTGATGTCGTTGGGGAAACACGGGATATCTGGGTTCACGGAGGTAATGATTCTGAGCGACCAACCCACGGTGCCTTCAATACCTTTTGGAACTTGCGCTTCAGTCCAGCCGGGCAGGTGCCGGTGCAGGGTACCTCAATTAAAGATGGACCGAATGCATATATGATTGGGCTTTCTACTGATGCGCTGCTGATGTTCACTTATGGCCCTGATGCATATACAGAGGGCCTCGGTCGGAGAGATCTTGCTGTTCAGTCGCTTTATGATTATCAGCTAACGCGTCGTACTTCAAAAGGTGCCGCAGAAGAGCAGTGA
- a CDS encoding type II toxin-antitoxin system YhaV family toxin, whose amino-acid sequence MKQNDYLLKYHDCYFQRILKLKERLKELKATLPHEEYVQHELVKFAARIRKADQEIIPENPNKQEYRLKGDLKKFRRYKQGLKRYRLFFCFSSAPPIILYLYLNEAKHLRKQGDKNDPYKIFARLVNNGTFSHDPAEAKIQQWIHDRL is encoded by the coding sequence TTGAAGCAGAATGACTACCTCCTGAAGTACCATGACTGCTATTTTCAACGAATCCTCAAACTGAAAGAGCGTCTGAAAGAGTTAAAGGCAACCCTGCCCCATGAAGAATATGTGCAGCATGAGTTGGTAAAATTCGCGGCACGAATCCGAAAGGCCGATCAGGAGATTATCCCGGAAAATCCCAACAAACAGGAATACCGCCTCAAGGGCGATCTGAAAAAATTCCGACGCTATAAGCAAGGGTTGAAACGGTATCGCCTGTTCTTCTGTTTTTCAAGTGCCCCTCCGATCATTCTCTATCTGTATTTGAACGAAGCAAAGCATCTACGCAAGCAGGGGGACAAAAACGATCCTTATAAAATCTTTGCCCGTCTGGTCAACAACGGAACATTCTCCCATGATCCTGCTGAAGCAAAGATCCAGCAATGGATTCATGACAGGTTGTGA
- a CDS encoding CpsD/CapB family tyrosine-protein kinase: MGSSGGNSDGGFESTQNISPPPSPRNTKRRLLRHKPALWMVEPERYSGIVEGFRALANKIAFISDTKKKKVFLMTGSDNQVGTSTILFNTALMMGRNMFDRRILLVDGNIDHPSVHVAFGQSPAVCLMDYLLVGASLADVVQPTFLPNLDIITCNRIDDPLLSPFTRPTFSRFFQDVKEHYEVILLDSAPALHSSHTRMLLPQSDGAIIVAEADKTRDRVLEELVRLLNMEGATLLGSFLNKRRFVIPKWIYRVL, translated from the coding sequence ATGGGGAGTTCTGGAGGAAATTCTGATGGAGGTTTCGAAAGTACGCAGAATATTTCTCCTCCGCCATCTCCAAGAAACACTAAAAGGCGGCTCCTGCGGCATAAACCGGCATTATGGATGGTTGAGCCGGAACGATATTCCGGTATAGTAGAGGGCTTTCGGGCACTGGCCAATAAGATTGCCTTTATCAGTGACACTAAAAAAAAGAAAGTGTTTCTGATGACAGGCAGCGATAACCAAGTCGGCACCTCCACTATTCTCTTCAATACTGCCTTGATGATGGGGAGAAATATGTTTGATCGAAGGATTCTGCTTGTTGACGGCAATATTGACCACCCGTCCGTGCATGTAGCTTTTGGGCAATCTCCCGCCGTCTGTCTAATGGATTATCTACTTGTTGGAGCGTCATTGGCTGATGTTGTTCAGCCCACTTTTCTTCCTAATTTAGATATAATTACCTGTAACCGGATAGATGATCCATTGCTGTCTCCCTTTACAAGGCCGACATTTTCTCGTTTTTTTCAAGACGTCAAAGAACATTATGAAGTTATTCTTCTGGATTCAGCACCAGCTTTGCATTCGAGTCACACGAGAATGCTCCTCCCGCAATCAGATGGAGCTATTATTGTGGCTGAAGCGGATAAGACTCGGGACAGGGTGCTTGAAGAGCTTGTACGTCTCCTGAACATGGAGGGTGCGACACTTTTGGGTAGCTTTTTGAATAAGAGGCGGTTTGTTATTCCGAAGTGGATTTATCGAGTTCTGTAA
- a CDS encoding pyridoxal phosphate-dependent aminotransferase, protein MSQEIITLADRVLQVPPSPTLAINAKAKALKAAGEDILNFSVGEPDFDTPKHVCEAGKQAIDDGHTRYTAVPGIPELREAVCMRFKEDHGWEYTPDEIQVCCGGKHGLYNIFQAMLNPGDEVLIPAPYWVSYPPMVQLAGGVPVIVPLDESMNFDLNPETLAAKTTDKTRAIFLNSPSNPTGSVFSITALKAVAEMALKHGWLIVTDDIYETVTYVDGKLPHILDVEPALKAQTIVLNGVSKSFAMTGWRIGYSAGPLHLIKAMNKIQSQSTSNPAAPSQYAALVALTGPQDFPGVMKEAFLPRRDFFVSDLESIEGVTCVNPSGAFYVFPNFSAYYGKSFNGATLKNSTDMAAYFLDQAKVASVPGVAFGSDDFVRFSFATSMEVITEGMERIKKALAVLEG, encoded by the coding sequence ATGTCTCAGGAAATAATCACTCTCGCTGATCGTGTACTCCAGGTACCGCCCTCCCCGACCTTAGCGATCAATGCCAAGGCCAAGGCACTGAAAGCGGCAGGTGAGGATATTCTGAATTTTAGCGTTGGTGAACCGGATTTCGATACTCCGAAGCATGTTTGCGAAGCCGGGAAACAGGCCATCGACGACGGGCATACCCGCTATACAGCTGTCCCCGGCATCCCGGAACTGCGGGAGGCTGTCTGTATGCGTTTTAAGGAAGATCACGGTTGGGAGTATACCCCGGACGAGATCCAGGTCTGTTGCGGCGGCAAGCACGGACTGTATAATATCTTTCAGGCCATGCTCAATCCCGGTGACGAGGTGCTGATTCCGGCTCCGTACTGGGTTTCCTATCCGCCCATGGTCCAACTGGCAGGCGGTGTCCCGGTCATTGTTCCTCTGGATGAGTCCATGAACTTTGACCTGAACCCGGAAACCCTGGCAGCAAAGACAACCGATAAGACCCGTGCCATTTTTCTCAACAGCCCGTCCAATCCCACAGGTTCTGTCTTTTCCATCACCGCCCTCAAGGCAGTGGCCGAGATGGCCCTGAAACACGGCTGGCTGATCGTTACCGATGATATCTATGAAACCGTCACCTACGTTGACGGCAAGCTGCCCCATATCCTGGATGTGGAGCCTGCCCTGAAGGCGCAGACCATTGTCCTGAACGGGGTTTCCAAGTCTTTTGCCATGACCGGCTGGCGGATCGGCTACTCTGCCGGGCCTCTGCATCTGATCAAGGCCATGAACAAGATACAGAGCCAGTCCACTTCCAATCCTGCTGCGCCGTCGCAGTATGCGGCCTTGGTCGCTCTGACCGGACCGCAGGACTTCCCCGGTGTGATGAAAGAAGCCTTCCTGCCCCGCCGTGATTTCTTTGTCAGTGATTTAGAGTCCATCGAAGGCGTTACCTGCGTGAATCCCAGCGGTGCCTTTTACGTGTTCCCGAATTTCTCCGCCTATTACGGCAAGTCCTTTAACGGGGCGACGCTGAAAAACTCCACAGACATGGCCGCCTACTTCCTGGATCAGGCCAAGGTTGCATCCGTGCCGGGTGTCGCCTTTGGTTCAGATGATTTTGTCCGCTTCTCTTTTGCCACCTCTATGGAGGTTATTACAGAAGGAATGGAACGGATCAAGAAGGCTTTGGCTGTGCTTGAGGGCTGA
- a CDS encoding HigA family addiction module antitoxin, which produces MTCIIHTYSLFKNTKTIINARQRLPRHHPPTHPGEMLAEKFIKPLEITKTELARHLDIPYSRLNKIIKGKSSVTPDDCPACAMLFYLLVIRRQQRILAGTESQYSPEEQYMNEKKTPATTPLRPIPSLGRQKKGKAGGYVPPPPPKRLTPSKKGR; this is translated from the coding sequence CTGACATGCATTATACATACATACTCCCTTTTCAAAAATACAAAAACAATCATTAATGCCAGACAACGGCTACCCAGGCACCATCCTCCGACCCATCCAGGCGAAATGCTTGCTGAAAAATTCATCAAGCCGCTGGAGATTACCAAGACCGAACTTGCCCGGCATCTGGACATCCCTTATTCCCGTCTGAATAAAATCATCAAAGGGAAGTCTTCGGTTACGCCTGACGACTGTCCTGCCTGCGCAATGCTGTTTTATTTACTTGTGATCCGCCGCCAGCAACGTATACTTGCCGGAACAGAATCTCAATATTCACCAGAGGAGCAGTACATGAACGAAAAGAAAACGCCTGCAACAACTCCGCTGCGTCCGATACCGTCGTTAGGACGACAAAAAAAAGGCAAGGCCGGAGGTTATGTCCCGCCGCCACCGCCCAAGCGGTTAACCCCTTCCAAGAAAGGCAGATAA
- a CDS encoding polysaccharide biosynthesis/export family protein has translation MKNRACFCTGRGRAERLFLSFCFFFLVVALGGCGDPEINIQHADLKKSEAVEPMISAEYLVGVGDELEIMYYIDSGSESADYLIDTEDELLVEFDYYPKLNKEVKVRPDGFITLPRVGDVKAAGLRPRDLAEKITTLFEPFFTRPGATVDVVDFNVKVNNLKNAITTTTRGESKQVTVRPDGKVSLPYVHDVLAKNLTCRELSQALTKEYRKFVRNVSIATAVLQAHSNRAYVLGEVRRSNFYELAGPLTLTQLIASAGGFSEYANTHQIVLIRRTKDGHPTARLFDMNSIMGKGDMNSDPIIHQYDVVFVPRTKISQAALVMDAMSSLWNIIPARFSYSLGGKDVE, from the coding sequence ATGAAAAATCGGGCTTGTTTCTGTACAGGGAGGGGGAGGGCCGAGAGGCTTTTCCTCTCTTTTTGCTTTTTTTTTCTTGTTGTTGCACTTGGTGGTTGCGGTGACCCTGAGATAAATATACAGCATGCCGACTTGAAGAAATCAGAGGCTGTCGAGCCGATGATTTCTGCTGAATATCTTGTTGGGGTAGGCGATGAGCTTGAAATAATGTACTATATTGACTCCGGCAGTGAGTCGGCAGATTACCTGATTGATACGGAAGACGAGCTTCTCGTAGAATTTGATTACTATCCGAAGTTAAACAAAGAAGTCAAAGTAAGGCCGGATGGCTTTATTACTCTTCCCCGTGTGGGAGATGTTAAAGCTGCTGGTTTGAGACCCCGAGACTTAGCGGAAAAAATCACAACGTTATTTGAACCTTTTTTTACTCGTCCGGGTGCTACAGTTGATGTCGTTGATTTTAATGTTAAAGTTAATAATTTGAAGAATGCTATTACAACAACGACCAGAGGTGAATCAAAGCAGGTGACTGTGCGTCCTGACGGCAAAGTGTCTTTGCCTTATGTTCATGATGTGCTTGCTAAAAATCTTACCTGCCGTGAACTCAGTCAAGCATTGACGAAAGAGTACCGAAAGTTTGTGAGGAACGTGAGCATCGCAACTGCAGTTCTCCAGGCGCATTCCAATAGAGCGTATGTATTGGGTGAGGTAAGGCGCTCAAACTTCTATGAATTAGCAGGCCCTCTCACTCTGACTCAGCTAATTGCTAGTGCCGGAGGATTTTCTGAGTATGCGAATACACATCAGATAGTCCTTATCAGGAGAACGAAAGACGGGCACCCTACGGCTCGACTTTTTGATATGAATAGTATTATGGGGAAAGGGGACATGAATTCTGATCCGATAATACATCAATATGATGTTGTCTTTGTGCCGAGAACCAAAATTTCACAGGCGGCTTTGGTTATGGATGCCATGTCTTCTCTCTGGAATATAATTCCAGCTAGATTTTCTTATTCACTTGGCGGGAAAGACGTTGAGTAA
- the purL gene encoding phosphoribosylformylglycinamidine synthase: protein MTDPQAKDITMPINRLYRRIDASRAFCFNIESSRTLTDQELHQLRLLLADGFLIDTVSPTPILAGERVVEVGPRLNFATAWSSNMVSICRAIGLDCVSRAERSRRYLVPESEDMTAFIAAHHDRMTECPYPEPLTTFATGVKPEPVYEVDLMGKGTDALLDLPGISMDERDRNFYYEYFVQKHQRNPTIVEIMDLNNANSEHSRHGYFGGRQVVDGEEQEGTLFQVVKETLIANPKGSLIAFKDNSSVVAGHKITTLLPKEPGQPSPLEATEAVYHPLLTAETHNFPTGVAPFPGAETGTGGRIRDVQGTGKGGFVMAGTAGYCVANLHIPGYDLPWEADLPCPSNLASALTIEIEASNGASDYGNKFGEPLIQGFTRSFDLRLDNGERWGFLKPIMFTGGIGQIDDRHTEKEKEAKGMLIVQVGGPAYRVGFGGGAASSMLQGENAEELDFNAVQRGDAEMEQKMNRVIRACNEMGDKTLIEVIHDQGAGGPANVLKELVEHSGGRIEIRKIRVGDPTMSVLEIYVAEYQERNGFLISPENIEQFQALCEREKVGCEVLGEVTGDLRFIVHDEQDGTTPVDVELNEVLGDIPQKTFEDNRIPVGVAPCVYPFANDEQGQAQGGRPRGAAPTVRDHLRNVLRLVSVGSKRFLTNKVDRAVTGLIVQQQCCGPLQLPMADVAVVAQSHFGLTGGATAIGEQPIKMLVDPAAGARMAVGEAWTNLVWARIDDPDQVKCSANWMWAPKLPGEGAAMNDAARAMRDAMIATGMAVDGGKDSLSMATKVGEETVKSPRQLVISAYAAMSDIRKVITPDIKEPSSALLLIELAPGKARLGGSALAQTLGSLGDASPDMDDPALLRRAFAAVQELIDQGLILAGHDRSDGGLITTLLEMAFAGNCGLEMTMQGKAETVPALFHEELGLVLECRQADIAQVRHLLGKADVPNRLLGNTTAAQQIHIRYNGQPVLNEDMRVLRQEWEETGYQLERLQMNPACADAEKAAIYDRTAPAYHLPFQPEPAPQSLLTAANKPRVAVLRDEGSNSDREMSSAFYAAGFEPWDITMTDLLAGRIDLKGFRGIAAVGGFSYADVPESAKGWAATILFNERLKDMFTEFYNRSDTFTLGICNGCQLFGLLGWVPWQGLEAEAQPRFIHNDSGRFESRWATVRVQDSPAIMLQGMSELVFGIHVDHGEGKLHFPDAAVRAEVIGKNLVPLVYTDDSGAATEQYPFNPNGSPDGFAGLCSPDGRHLALMPHPERAFLPWQCHWLPQEMQGLEVSPWLKMFRNAYAWCTK from the coding sequence CTGACTGATCCGCAAGCAAAGGATATTACCATGCCTATCAACCGCTTATACCGCCGCATCGACGCAAGCCGCGCCTTTTGCTTTAACATAGAATCCTCCCGCACCCTGACTGACCAGGAACTGCACCAGCTGCGCCTGCTGCTGGCCGACGGTTTCCTGATCGACACTGTTTCCCCGACCCCGATCCTGGCAGGCGAACGGGTGGTCGAGGTCGGGCCGAGGCTCAACTTTGCCACGGCCTGGTCCTCCAACATGGTCTCGATCTGCCGGGCCATTGGACTGGACTGCGTCAGCCGGGCCGAGCGATCCCGCCGTTATCTGGTGCCGGAAAGTGAGGACATGACCGCCTTTATCGCGGCGCACCACGACCGGATGACCGAATGCCCCTACCCGGAGCCGCTGACCACCTTTGCAACCGGAGTCAAGCCGGAGCCGGTCTACGAGGTTGATCTCATGGGCAAGGGCACGGATGCCCTGCTGGATCTGCCCGGTATCTCGATGGATGAGCGGGATCGCAACTTCTACTACGAGTATTTCGTGCAGAAGCATCAGCGCAATCCCACCATTGTCGAAATCATGGATCTCAATAACGCCAACTCCGAGCATTCCCGGCACGGGTATTTCGGCGGCAGGCAGGTGGTAGACGGCGAGGAGCAGGAAGGCACCCTGTTTCAGGTGGTCAAAGAAACCCTGATTGCCAACCCCAAGGGATCGCTGATCGCCTTTAAGGACAACTCCAGCGTGGTGGCCGGGCACAAGATCACCACCCTGCTGCCGAAAGAGCCGGGGCAGCCCTCGCCCTTGGAAGCCACTGAGGCTGTCTATCATCCTCTGCTCACTGCCGAGACCCATAACTTCCCCACCGGCGTGGCCCCTTTCCCCGGTGCAGAGACCGGTACCGGCGGTCGTATCCGTGACGTGCAGGGCACGGGTAAAGGCGGTTTTGTCATGGCTGGCACCGCAGGCTATTGCGTGGCCAACCTCCACATTCCCGGTTACGACCTGCCGTGGGAAGCCGATCTCCCCTGCCCTTCCAACCTAGCTTCAGCCCTGACTATCGAAATTGAAGCCAGCAACGGGGCCTCGGATTATGGCAATAAGTTCGGCGAGCCGCTGATCCAGGGCTTCACCCGCTCCTTTGACCTACGCCTGGACAACGGCGAACGCTGGGGCTTTCTCAAGCCGATCATGTTCACCGGCGGTATCGGCCAGATTGATGACCGGCACACGGAAAAGGAAAAGGAAGCAAAGGGGATGCTCATTGTCCAGGTGGGCGGGCCGGCCTATCGGGTCGGCTTCGGCGGCGGGGCTGCCTCATCCATGCTCCAGGGCGAAAACGCTGAGGAGCTGGATTTCAACGCGGTCCAGCGCGGCGATGCCGAGATGGAGCAGAAAATGAACCGGGTTATCCGGGCCTGCAACGAGATGGGCGATAAAACCCTGATCGAGGTGATTCACGACCAGGGTGCGGGCGGCCCGGCCAACGTGCTCAAGGAGCTGGTGGAGCATTCCGGCGGGCGGATCGAGATCCGCAAGATCCGGGTCGGCGACCCCACCATGTCGGTGCTGGAGATCTACGTGGCCGAGTATCAGGAGCGCAACGGCTTCCTGATCAGCCCGGAGAATATCGAACAGTTCCAGGCTCTCTGTGAGCGGGAAAAGGTGGGCTGCGAAGTCCTGGGCGAGGTCACCGGTGATCTGCGTTTCATCGTCCATGATGAGCAGGACGGCACCACCCCGGTGGATGTGGAACTGAACGAGGTGCTGGGTGATATCCCGCAGAAGACCTTTGAGGACAACCGGATACCTGTAGGGGTAGCCCCCTGTGTCTACCCTTTTGCCAATGATGAGCAAGGGCAGGCACAGGGAGGGCGGCCACGGGGAGCCGCCCCTACGGTACGCGATCACCTCCGCAATGTCCTCCGTCTGGTCTCGGTCGGGTCCAAACGCTTCCTGACCAATAAGGTGGACCGGGCCGTCACCGGCCTGATTGTCCAGCAGCAATGCTGCGGCCCGCTTCAACTGCCTATGGCGGATGTGGCCGTGGTGGCGCAATCTCATTTCGGACTGACCGGCGGGGCCACGGCCATCGGTGAGCAGCCGATCAAGATGCTGGTTGATCCGGCTGCCGGAGCACGCATGGCCGTGGGTGAAGCCTGGACCAATCTGGTCTGGGCCAGGATTGACGACCCGGACCAGGTGAAATGCTCGGCCAACTGGATGTGGGCGCCCAAGCTGCCCGGCGAAGGCGCGGCTATGAACGATGCGGCCCGGGCCATGCGCGATGCCATGATCGCCACGGGCATGGCTGTGGACGGCGGCAAGGACTCGCTCTCTATGGCGACCAAGGTCGGCGAGGAGACCGTGAAATCCCCGCGCCAGCTCGTCATCTCCGCCTATGCAGCCATGAGCGATATCCGAAAGGTCATCACCCCGGATATCAAGGAGCCGAGTTCGGCTCTGCTGCTTATTGAGCTGGCACCGGGTAAGGCACGGCTGGGCGGTTCCGCCCTGGCACAGACCCTGGGCAGTCTTGGCGATGCAAGCCCGGATATGGACGATCCTGCCCTGTTGCGACGGGCCTTTGCCGCCGTGCAGGAGCTGATTGATCAGGGGCTGATCCTGGCCGGACATGACCGCTCCGACGGTGGCCTGATCACTACCCTGCTGGAAATGGCCTTTGCCGGCAACTGCGGTCTGGAAATGACAATGCAGGGAAAAGCCGAGACCGTCCCGGCCCTGTTTCATGAAGAGCTGGGCCTGGTGCTGGAATGCAGACAGGCGGATATTGCGCAGGTCAGACATCTTCTCGGCAAGGCCGATGTGCCCAACCGCCTCTTGGGAAACACGACTGCGGCGCAACAGATTCATATCCGGTATAACGGACAGCCTGTCCTGAATGAGGACATGCGCGTCCTGCGGCAGGAATGGGAGGAAACCGGCTATCAGCTGGAACGCCTCCAGATGAACCCGGCCTGTGCTGATGCGGAAAAGGCGGCCATCTACGACCGCACAGCCCCGGCCTATCACCTGCCCTTTCAGCCGGAACCTGCGCCTCAGTCGCTGCTGACCGCCGCGAACAAACCCAGGGTGGCTGTCCTCCGCGATGAGGGTTCCAACTCGGACCGGGAGATGAGTTCCGCCTTTTACGCTGCCGGGTTCGAACCCTGGGATATCACCATGACCGACCTGCTGGCCGGGCGCATCGACCTGAAAGGCTTCCGGGGCATCGCCGCAGTGGGCGGCTTTTCCTACGCCGATGTGCCGGAATCGGCCAAGGGCTGGGCCGCCACCATCCTGTTCAATGAACGGCTCAAGGACATGTTTACCGAGTTCTACAACCGGTCCGACACCTTTACGCTGGGCATCTGCAACGGCTGCCAGCTCTTCGGCCTGCTGGGCTGGGTGCCTTGGCAGGGTCTGGAGGCCGAGGCCCAACCCCGCTTCATCCATAACGACTCAGGTCGCTTTGAATCCCGCTGGGCCACGGTGCGGGTGCAGGACAGCCCGGCTATTATGCTGCAAGGGATGTCCGAGCTGGTTTTCGGTATTCATGTGGATCACGGCGAGGGCAAACTGCATTTCCCGGATGCGGCAGTGCGGGCTGAGGTCATCGGAAAAAATCTGGTACCGCTGGTCTATACCGACGACAGCGGTGCCGCCACGGAGCAGTACCCCTTTAATCCCAACGGTTCCCCGGATGGTTTTGCCGGACTCTGCTCGCCGGACGGTCGCCATCTGGCTCTAATGCCCCACCCGGAACGGGCCTTCCTGCCCTGGCAATGCCATTGGCTGCCGCAGGAGATGCAGGGGCTGGAAGTTTCGCCTTGGTTGAAGATGTTCCGTAATGCTTATGCGTGGTGTACGAAGTAG